A genomic region of Serratia fonticola contains the following coding sequences:
- the nagE gene encoding N-acetylglucosamine-specific PTS transporter subunit IIBC produces the protein MNILSYLQKVGRALMVPVATLPAAAILMGVGYWIDPIGWGGDNALAALFIKSGSAIIDNMAVLFAVGVAYGMSKDKDGAAALTGFVGFLVLTTLCSPAAVAMIQKIPVDQVPAAFGKIQNQFVGILVGIISAEVYNRFSGVELPKALSFFSGRRLVPILISFLMILVAFIMMYVWPVVFSGLVNFGEHIQKLGSAGAGIYAFFNRLLIPVGLHHALNSVFWFDVAGINDIPNFLGGQQSIEAGKATVGITGRYQAGFFPIMMFGLPGAALAIYHCARPENKAKVLGIMMAGAFAAFFTGITEPLEFSFMFVAPVLYVIHAVLTGISVFIAASMQWIAGFGFSAGLVDMVLSTRNPLATHWYMLILQGLVFFVIYYVVFRFTISKFNLMTPGRELAVAGDETDGYDVDTSAGKDENETTTLARRYVSAIGGSENLTGIDACITRLRLNVKDSALVNDVMAKRLGASGVIRLNKQSVQVIVGTRAELIASAMRNVVAAGPIAAASAPVAAAAAAEVKPQAVPNAAKVVFQALVAPVTGEVVALDQVPDEAFASKAVGDGVAIRPTDKTVVAPADGTVVKIFNTNHAFCLETDKGAEIVVHMGIDTVALNGQGFKRLVEEGAEVKAGQPILEMDLAYLNANARSMISPVVVSNADEYAGLTALATGNVVAGETKLFEIQK, from the coding sequence GTGAACATTCTTAGTTATTTGCAAAAGGTGGGTCGGGCCTTGATGGTACCGGTAGCCACACTGCCTGCCGCGGCCATTCTGATGGGCGTCGGGTACTGGATTGACCCTATTGGTTGGGGTGGTGATAATGCCTTGGCGGCATTGTTTATCAAATCCGGTTCGGCCATCATCGACAATATGGCAGTGTTGTTCGCCGTAGGTGTGGCTTATGGTATGTCAAAAGACAAAGACGGTGCAGCAGCGCTGACCGGTTTTGTCGGCTTCCTGGTCTTAACCACCCTGTGTTCACCGGCCGCCGTGGCGATGATCCAGAAAATCCCGGTTGATCAGGTTCCCGCTGCGTTTGGTAAGATCCAGAACCAGTTTGTTGGTATCCTGGTCGGTATCATCTCCGCCGAAGTTTACAACCGCTTCAGCGGTGTTGAACTGCCAAAAGCGCTGTCGTTCTTCAGCGGTCGCCGTTTGGTGCCAATCTTGATTTCGTTCCTGATGATCCTGGTTGCCTTCATCATGATGTACGTCTGGCCAGTCGTTTTCAGTGGCCTGGTGAACTTTGGTGAGCACATCCAGAAACTTGGCTCTGCGGGTGCCGGTATCTATGCCTTCTTCAACCGCCTGCTGATTCCTGTTGGTCTGCACCATGCGCTGAACTCCGTATTCTGGTTTGACGTTGCCGGTATCAACGATATTCCTAACTTCCTGGGTGGCCAACAGTCCATCGAAGCGGGTAAAGCCACGGTCGGTATTACTGGTCGTTACCAGGCTGGTTTCTTCCCAATCATGATGTTCGGTCTGCCAGGTGCCGCCTTGGCCATCTACCACTGTGCACGTCCTGAGAACAAAGCGAAAGTGCTGGGTATCATGATGGCGGGGGCATTTGCTGCCTTCTTCACCGGTATCACTGAACCGCTGGAATTCTCCTTCATGTTCGTTGCACCCGTACTGTATGTGATCCACGCGGTGCTGACGGGTATCTCTGTATTCATTGCTGCCAGCATGCAGTGGATTGCTGGTTTCGGCTTCAGTGCCGGCCTGGTGGATATGGTGCTGTCAACCCGTAACCCACTGGCGACTCACTGGTACATGCTGATCCTGCAAGGTCTGGTGTTCTTCGTTATCTACTACGTGGTATTCCGTTTCACTATCAGCAAATTCAACCTGATGACCCCAGGCCGTGAACTGGCCGTTGCCGGTGATGAAACCGACGGTTATGACGTGGATACCAGTGCGGGTAAAGACGAAAACGAAACGACTACGCTGGCTCGCCGTTATGTGAGCGCCATCGGTGGTTCTGAAAACCTGACCGGGATTGATGCCTGTATCACGCGTCTGCGTCTGAACGTGAAAGATTCGGCGTTGGTTAACGATGTTATGGCCAAGCGTCTGGGGGCTTCCGGTGTTATCCGTCTGAATAAGCAAAGCGTACAGGTTATTGTTGGCACACGTGCCGAACTGATCGCCAGCGCTATGCGTAACGTTGTGGCTGCTGGCCCAATTGCAGCCGCGTCTGCGCCAGTCGCTGCTGCCGCTGCCGCAGAAGTCAAACCACAGGCCGTGCCTAACGCAGCCAAAGTGGTGTTCCAGGCTCTGGTGGCTCCGGTTACGGGTGAAGTTGTTGCCTTGGATCAGGTGCCGGACGAAGCCTTTGCCAGCAAGGCGGTAGGTGATGGCGTGGCTATCCGCCCAACCGATAAAACGGTGGTGGCACCGGCCGATGGCACCGTGGTGAAGATCTTCAACACCAACCATGCGTTCTGCCTGGAAACCGACAAAGGCGCAGAAATTGTGGTGCACATGGGCATCGACACGGTTGCGCTGAACGGCCAGGGCTTTAAACGCCTGGTAGAGGAAGGGGCAGAAGTGAAAGCGGGTCAGCCAATCCTGGAAATGGATCTGGCTTACCTGAATGCGAATGCTCGCTCAATGATCAGCCCTGTCGTGGTCAGCAATGCTGATGAGTATGCCGGTCTGACCGCACTGGCAACCGGAAATGTGGTTGCTGGCGAGACCAAGCTGTTTGAGATTCAAAAGTAA
- a CDS encoding carbohydrate-binding protein, protein MTAINVSSLTALTDDAATMPDMSNKKIMMGFWHNWLAGNSDGYQQGQFANMNLTDIPEAYNVVAVAFMKGEGIPTFKPYNLSDAEFRRQVGVLNSQGRAVLISLGGADAHIELKTGDEDKLKDEIIRLVETYGFDGLDIDLEQAAIGAANNKTVLPAALKKVKAYYADQGKNFIISMAPEFPYLRATGSYLDYISALDGYYDFIAPQYYNQGGDGLWVDEANGGKGAWITQNNDAMKEDFLYYLTESLVTGTRGYTKIPPAKFAIGLPSNVDAAATGYVVDPQAVYNAFSRLDAKGLSIKGLMTWSVNWDNGKSKAGVAYNWEFAKRYTQLIQGGVIPPQPEKPNAPTALTVSALTATSLQLSWAAATGSNPVVSYTVYRDGNAIGQTANLSLQDSGLSANTQYSYFVTATDNKGNQSLPSSTLAVKTADDGTTPPDPGVSEWEVNHAYKVGDVVTYQGKKYTCIQAHTSNAGWTPTAAITLWQPTVR, encoded by the coding sequence ATGACTGCTATTAACGTTTCTTCTCTGACAGCCCTGACGGATGATGCCGCTACAATGCCAGATATGAGCAATAAAAAAATCATGATGGGTTTTTGGCATAACTGGCTGGCCGGTAACAGCGACGGCTATCAACAGGGTCAGTTTGCCAATATGAACCTGACCGATATCCCCGAAGCTTACAACGTGGTGGCGGTAGCCTTTATGAAAGGTGAAGGTATCCCAACCTTTAAGCCGTACAACTTGAGCGATGCTGAATTCCGCCGGCAGGTGGGTGTCTTGAACAGCCAGGGGCGCGCGGTACTGATCTCCCTCGGCGGGGCTGATGCGCATATCGAATTAAAAACCGGCGATGAAGACAAACTGAAAGATGAAATTATTCGTCTGGTAGAAACCTATGGCTTTGACGGCCTGGACATCGATCTTGAGCAAGCCGCAATTGGTGCGGCCAATAATAAAACCGTTTTGCCAGCTGCATTAAAAAAAGTGAAAGCCTATTACGCCGATCAAGGTAAAAACTTTATTATCAGCATGGCACCTGAATTCCCTTATTTACGCGCAACGGGCAGCTACCTGGATTATATTTCTGCACTTGATGGCTATTATGATTTTATTGCACCGCAGTATTATAACCAAGGCGGGGATGGTCTGTGGGTAGATGAAGCCAATGGGGGTAAGGGTGCCTGGATCACGCAAAACAACGATGCAATGAAAGAGGATTTCCTTTACTACCTGACAGAAAGCCTGGTCACGGGGACTCGCGGGTACACTAAAATCCCACCTGCCAAGTTTGCCATCGGTCTGCCAAGCAACGTTGATGCAGCTGCGACGGGTTATGTGGTGGATCCACAGGCGGTTTATAACGCTTTTAGTCGTCTGGACGCCAAGGGCCTGTCGATTAAAGGGCTGATGACCTGGTCGGTGAATTGGGATAACGGTAAAAGCAAAGCGGGCGTGGCGTACAACTGGGAATTTGCCAAACGCTATACTCAACTGATCCAAGGAGGCGTGATCCCACCACAGCCAGAAAAACCCAATGCCCCTACAGCCCTGACCGTTTCCGCCCTGACGGCCACGTCACTGCAATTGAGCTGGGCCGCCGCCACCGGCAGCAACCCAGTTGTCAGCTATACGGTTTACCGCGACGGCAACGCGATCGGTCAAACCGCCAATCTCAGCCTGCAGGACAGCGGCCTGAGCGCCAATACCCAGTACAGTTACTTTGTTACCGCGACCGACAACAAGGGCAATCAATCTTTGCCAAGCAGCACGTTGGCAGTAAAAACCGCCGATGATGGTACAACCCCGCCGGATCCGGGCGTTTCCGAATGGGAAGTCAACCACGCCTATAAGGTTGGCGACGTAGTCACCTATCAAGGGAAGAAATACACCTGTATTCAGGCGCATACCTCCAACGCGGGTTGGACACCAACAGCCGCCATTACTCTGTGGCAGCCTACCGTAAGGTAA
- a CDS encoding N-acetylglucosamine repressor, which translates to MSTGGQTQIGNVDLVKQLNGAAVYRLIDQQGPISRIQIAELSQLAPASVTKITRQLLERGLIKEVDQQASTGGRRAISIVSETRNFHTVAVRLGRHDATITLYDMSGKSLGEEHYPLPERTQETLENALFNAIAQFIDSYQRKLRELIAIAVILPGLVDPALGVVRYMPHISVNNWTLVDNLQQRFNVTSFVGHDIRSLALAEHYFGATRDCEDSILVRLHRGTGAGIIVNGQIFLGNNGNVGEIGHIQIDPLGERCHCGNFGCLETVAANAAIEQRVRHLLSQGYPSKLTSDDCNIAAICKAANRGDLLATEVLEHVGRYLGKAVAIAINLFNPQKVVIAGEITEADKVLLPAIQSCINTQVLKDFRKNLPVVTSELNHRSAIGAFALAKRAMLNGVLLQRLLES; encoded by the coding sequence ATGAGTACTGGCGGACAAACTCAAATAGGGAATGTTGATTTAGTTAAGCAGCTTAACGGCGCGGCCGTTTATCGCCTGATAGACCAACAAGGCCCGATCTCCCGCATTCAGATTGCAGAACTTAGCCAACTTGCCCCCGCCAGCGTCACTAAAATTACTCGCCAACTGTTGGAACGCGGGCTGATCAAAGAAGTCGATCAGCAAGCCTCCACCGGTGGTCGCCGTGCCATTTCCATTGTCTCTGAAACCCGAAACTTCCATACGGTTGCCGTCCGTCTGGGCCGCCACGACGCAACGATCACCTTGTATGACATGAGTGGCAAATCCCTTGGCGAGGAGCACTATCCGCTGCCAGAGCGCACTCAGGAGACACTGGAAAACGCACTGTTCAACGCCATTGCCCAGTTTATCGACAGTTATCAACGCAAACTGCGCGAACTGATCGCCATTGCCGTTATTCTGCCAGGCCTGGTGGACCCGGCCTTGGGTGTGGTGCGCTATATGCCTCATATCAGCGTGAATAACTGGACACTGGTCGATAACCTTCAGCAGCGCTTCAACGTCACCAGTTTTGTTGGCCACGACATCCGCAGTCTGGCGTTGGCAGAACATTACTTCGGTGCCACACGCGACTGCGAGGACTCTATTCTGGTGCGTCTGCACCGGGGTACCGGTGCCGGGATCATCGTCAACGGCCAAATCTTTCTGGGCAATAATGGCAACGTAGGCGAAATAGGCCATATCCAAATCGATCCTCTGGGTGAACGTTGCCATTGCGGTAACTTCGGCTGCCTGGAAACCGTAGCGGCCAATGCCGCGATTGAACAACGCGTACGTCATCTGCTAAGCCAGGGCTACCCAAGTAAACTGACGTCCGATGACTGTAATATTGCCGCGATCTGCAAAGCCGCCAACCGTGGCGACCTGCTGGCAACCGAAGTGTTGGAACACGTTGGTCGCTACCTGGGTAAAGCGGTGGCGATCGCCATCAACCTGTTCAATCCGCAAAAAGTTGTCATCGCGGGTGAAATCACCGAAGCTGACAAAGTGTTGCTGCCAGCGATCCAAAGCTGCATCAATACCCAGGTGCTGAAGGATTTCCGCAAGAATCTGCCGGTAGTCACCTCCGAGCTCAACCATCGTTCCGCAATTGGCGCTTTTGCCCTGGCCAAGCGGGCAATGCTCAACGGTGTGCTTCTACAGCGGCTGCTGGAAAGTTAA
- the nagB gene encoding glucosamine-6-phosphate deaminase: MRLIPLKDTAQVGKWAARHIVQRINAFKPTADRPFVLGLPTGGTPLEAYKHLIAMHKAGDVSFKHVVTFNMDEYVGLPQEHPESYHTFMYRNFFDHVDIPRENINLLNGNAPDVDEECRQYEAKIKSYGKVHLFMGGVGVDGHIAFNEPASSLASRTRIKTLTEETRVANSRFFGGDVNQVPKYALTVGVGTLLDAEEVMILVTGRGKAQALEAAVEGSINHLWTISCLQLHAKSVVVCDEPSTMELKVKTVKYFRELEAESVNSL, from the coding sequence ATGAGACTTATCCCACTGAAAGATACTGCACAAGTTGGCAAATGGGCTGCACGCCATATCGTCCAGCGCATCAACGCATTCAAGCCTACGGCAGATCGCCCGTTTGTACTCGGCCTGCCAACCGGCGGCACCCCGCTGGAAGCTTACAAGCATCTGATCGCGATGCATAAAGCCGGTGACGTCAGCTTCAAACACGTTGTCACCTTCAACATGGACGAGTATGTTGGCCTGCCGCAGGAACACCCGGAAAGCTATCATACTTTCATGTACCGCAACTTCTTTGATCATGTTGATATTCCGCGCGAAAATATTAACCTGCTGAACGGTAATGCTCCCGACGTTGACGAAGAGTGCCGCCAATACGAAGCGAAGATCAAATCCTACGGCAAAGTTCATCTGTTCATGGGTGGCGTGGGTGTGGACGGGCACATTGCCTTCAACGAACCGGCTTCTTCTCTGGCTTCGCGCACCCGTATCAAAACGCTGACTGAAGAAACCCGCGTTGCCAACTCGCGCTTCTTTGGTGGCGACGTGAACCAGGTACCAAAATATGCGCTGACCGTGGGCGTGGGCACGCTGCTGGATGCAGAAGAAGTCATGATCCTGGTCACTGGCCGTGGCAAAGCTCAGGCGCTGGAAGCCGCAGTGGAAGGCAGTATCAACCATCTGTGGACCATCAGTTGCCTGCAGCTGCACGCGAAATCTGTTGTTGTTTGCGATGAGCCTTCCACCATGGAACTGAAGGTGAAAACCGTTAAATATTTCCGTGAATTAGAAGCGGAAAGCGTTAATAGTCTTTAA
- a CDS encoding HAD-IIA family hydrolase, translated as MTIKNVICDIDGVLLHDNTPIPGADLFLARVQEQGMPLVVLTNYPSQTAQDLANRFAAAGLQVPESAFYTSAMATADFLRRQEGKKAYVVGEGALIHELYKAGFTITDINPDFVIVGETRSYNWDMMHKAAYFVNNGARFIATNPDTHGHGFVPACGALCAPIEKITGRKPFYVGKPSPWIIRAALNKMQAHSEETVIVGDNLRTDILAGFQAGLETVLVLSGVSTLNDVETMPFRPSYIFPSVADINIF; from the coding sequence ATGACTATTAAAAACGTGATATGTGACATCGACGGTGTGCTGCTGCATGACAACACCCCCATTCCCGGTGCCGATCTGTTCCTGGCACGCGTTCAGGAACAAGGAATGCCGTTGGTGGTGTTGACCAACTATCCGTCACAAACCGCCCAGGATCTGGCAAATCGCTTTGCTGCGGCCGGATTACAGGTGCCAGAGAGCGCATTTTATACCTCTGCCATGGCCACCGCTGACTTCCTGCGCCGTCAGGAGGGCAAAAAGGCCTATGTGGTGGGGGAAGGCGCACTGATCCACGAACTGTATAAAGCCGGTTTTACCATTACCGACATCAACCCGGATTTCGTCATCGTGGGCGAAACTCGCTCCTATAATTGGGACATGATGCATAAAGCGGCCTACTTCGTGAATAACGGCGCGCGCTTTATTGCCACCAACCCAGACACGCACGGCCATGGATTCGTCCCTGCCTGTGGCGCGCTATGCGCCCCAATTGAGAAAATCACCGGCCGTAAACCGTTTTACGTCGGCAAGCCTAGCCCGTGGATTATTCGCGCTGCACTGAACAAGATGCAGGCGCATTCAGAGGAAACGGTGATTGTCGGCGATAACCTACGTACCGATATTCTGGCTGGCTTCCAGGCCGGGTTGGAAACCGTGCTGGTGCTGTCCGGCGTCTCAACGTTGAATGATGTTGAAACCATGCCGTTCCGTCCAAGCTACATCTTCCCCTCCGTTGCGGATATCAACATCTTCTGA
- the glnS gene encoding glutamine--tRNA ligase, whose protein sequence is MSEAEARPTNFIRQIIDEDLASGKHQSVHTRFPPEPNGYLHIGHAKSICLNFGIAKDYQGQCNLRFDDTNPVKEDIEFVDSIKHDVEWLGFSWSGNVRYSSDYFDQLHQYAIELINKGLAYVDELTPEQIREYRGTLTAPGKDSPYRNRAVEENLALFEKMRNGEFAEGTACLRAKIDMASPFIVMRDPVIYRIKFAEHHQTGNKWCIYPMYDFTHCISDALEGITHSLCTLEFQDNRRLYDWVLDNITIPCHPRQYEFSRLNLEYAIMSKRKLSQLVSENIVEGWDDPRMPTVSGLRRRGYTAASIREFCQRIGVTKQDNNVEMMALESCIRDDLNENAPRAMAVLDPVKVVIENMSDDVEMVTMPNHPNKPEMGSREVPFSREVYIDRADFREEANKQYKRLVLGKEVRLRNAYVIKAERVEKDAAGEITTIFCTYDPETLSKDPADGRKVKGVIHWVSAAHALPAEIRLYDRLFSVANPAAAEDFLSTINPESLVIKQGFVEPSLASAQPEKAYQFEREGYFCADSRYSSAEHLVFNRTVGLRDTWAKMGA, encoded by the coding sequence ATGAGTGAGGCAGAAGCCCGCCCAACCAATTTTATCCGTCAGATCATTGATGAAGATCTGGCATCAGGGAAGCATCAGTCGGTACATACCCGTTTCCCACCGGAACCTAATGGCTATCTGCATATCGGCCATGCCAAGTCCATTTGTCTGAACTTTGGTATTGCCAAGGATTATCAGGGCCAATGCAACCTTCGCTTCGACGACACCAACCCGGTAAAGGAAGATATCGAGTTTGTGGACTCCATCAAACACGATGTCGAGTGGCTGGGTTTTAGCTGGAGCGGTAACGTTCGTTATTCCTCGGATTATTTTGATCAACTGCACCAGTATGCGATTGAGCTGATCAACAAAGGGTTGGCCTATGTTGATGAACTGACCCCTGAGCAGATCCGTGAATATCGTGGCACGCTGACCGCACCAGGTAAGGACAGCCCGTACCGTAACCGTGCGGTAGAAGAGAATCTGGCACTGTTTGAGAAGATGCGTAACGGTGAATTTGCCGAGGGTACAGCCTGCCTGCGCGCTAAAATCGATATGGCATCGCCATTTATCGTGATGCGCGATCCGGTAATCTACCGGATCAAGTTTGCGGAACACCATCAGACGGGCAACAAATGGTGCATCTACCCGATGTACGATTTTACCCACTGTATTTCCGATGCGTTGGAAGGGATCACCCATTCGCTGTGTACGCTTGAGTTCCAGGATAACCGCCGTCTGTATGACTGGGTGTTGGATAACATCACTATCCCATGCCACCCACGTCAGTATGAGTTCTCGCGCCTCAACCTCGAGTACGCCATCATGTCGAAGCGCAAGCTGAGCCAACTGGTGTCTGAGAATATTGTGGAAGGGTGGGATGATCCCCGTATGCCAACCGTTTCTGGCTTGCGTCGTCGTGGTTATACCGCAGCCTCTATCCGCGAATTCTGCCAGCGTATTGGCGTGACCAAACAGGATAATAACGTCGAGATGATGGCGTTGGAATCCTGTATTCGTGACGATCTCAATGAGAACGCGCCACGCGCTATGGCGGTACTGGATCCGGTGAAAGTGGTTATTGAAAACATGTCAGATGACGTGGAAATGGTGACCATGCCTAACCATCCGAACAAACCGGAAATGGGTAGCCGTGAAGTCCCGTTCAGCCGCGAAGTGTATATCGACCGTGCGGATTTCCGGGAAGAAGCCAACAAGCAGTATAAGCGTCTGGTACTGGGCAAAGAGGTTCGCCTGCGTAATGCCTATGTGATCAAGGCGGAACGCGTAGAGAAAGACGCGGCGGGCGAAATCACCACCATCTTCTGTACCTACGACCCTGAAACCCTGAGTAAGGATCCTGCGGATGGCCGCAAGGTGAAGGGGGTGATCCACTGGGTATCGGCTGCGCACGCTTTACCGGCAGAAATCCGCCTGTACGATCGTCTGTTCAGCGTGGCTAACCCGGCGGCGGCAGAGGACTTCCTCTCTACCATTAACCCGGAATCACTGGTTATCAAGCAAGGTTTTGTCGAGCCTAGCCTGGCGAGCGCGCAACCGGAAAAA
- the nagA gene encoding N-acetylglucosamine-6-phosphate deacetylase — protein MFALTQCRIYTGHDVLDDHAVVIADGLIERVCPLADLPAGIETRDLGGAILAPGFIDVQLNGCGGVQFNDSLEAISEKTLEIMQRANEKSGCTSYLPTLITCSDDFMKHGINVMRAYLQKNPNQALGLHLEGPYLSPVKKGTHNPAFIRKPTHEMIDYLCANADVITKVTLAPEMVEPQVIKRLADAGIVVSAGHSNATYDQARIGFAAGITFATHLYNAMPYITGREPGLMGAIFDTPEVYTGIIADGHHVAWASIRNAKRVKGDKLVLVTDATAPAGANIDQFIFAGKTIYYRDGLCVDENGTLSGSALTMIEAVQNSVEHVGIALDEALRMATLYPARAIGVEQRLGTIEAGKVANLTAFTRDYKIVKTLVNGSEV, from the coding sequence ATGTTCGCTTTAACCCAATGCCGGATTTACACCGGCCACGACGTGCTTGATGATCATGCAGTAGTGATTGCTGACGGTCTGATTGAACGAGTCTGCCCACTGGCTGATTTGCCCGCTGGCATCGAAACGCGCGATCTGGGTGGCGCCATCCTAGCCCCCGGTTTTATCGACGTTCAGCTTAATGGCTGCGGCGGCGTGCAATTTAACGACTCACTGGAGGCCATCTCGGAAAAAACGCTGGAAATCATGCAGCGTGCCAACGAGAAATCCGGCTGTACCAGCTATCTGCCAACGCTGATCACCTGCAGCGACGATTTTATGAAGCACGGCATCAATGTGATGCGCGCTTATCTGCAAAAGAATCCAAATCAGGCGCTGGGTCTGCACCTGGAAGGGCCATACCTGAGCCCGGTGAAAAAAGGCACCCATAACCCGGCGTTTATCCGCAAGCCTACCCACGAGATGATCGACTATCTGTGCGCCAATGCCGACGTGATCACCAAAGTCACACTGGCACCGGAAATGGTCGAGCCACAGGTTATCAAACGCTTGGCCGATGCCGGTATCGTGGTTTCCGCTGGCCACTCCAACGCCACTTACGATCAGGCGCGTATCGGTTTCGCCGCTGGCATTACCTTCGCAACCCACCTTTACAATGCCATGCCGTATATTACCGGCCGTGAACCCGGCCTGATGGGGGCCATCTTTGACACCCCAGAAGTGTATACCGGCATCATTGCCGACGGCCATCACGTCGCCTGGGCGAGTATCCGTAACGCCAAACGAGTAAAAGGTGATAAATTAGTTCTGGTCACCGATGCGACCGCACCCGCAGGGGCCAATATTGACCAATTTATTTTCGCTGGTAAAACAATATACTATCGTGATGGATTGTGTGTTGATGAAAACGGCACTCTGAGCGGCTCGGCACTGACCATGATCGAAGCGGTGCAGAACAGCGTTGAACATGTTGGTATCGCCCTGGACGAAGCGTTGCGTATGGCAACCTTGTACCCGGCGCGCGCCATCGGTGTCGAACAACGTTTAGGTACGATCGAAGCGGGCAAAGTCGCCAACCTGACAGCCTTTACTCGTGACTATAAGATCGTCAAAACCCTCGTTAACGGTAGCGAGGTCTAA